One genomic region from Phycodurus eques isolate BA_2022a chromosome 16, UOR_Pequ_1.1, whole genome shotgun sequence encodes:
- the LOC133415452 gene encoding trinucleotide repeat-containing gene 6A protein-like isoform X3 encodes MAPIRDSVSHSPNQTGLEHPDLDSQYEPSPWSSGSPCSGDSNSNWGKVLVDGSTDKANNPSSTNSSVWPPSSSSFSSSSSGCGSGSDPELASECMDTDSSQSTGSENNLAAIAVTTGMMSANASSSESSPTFTTSSAMMVGISLNGDGNGRQVNGGGVGTNCGATNGNSNITGHPQFSVAVSGSIGSNNMGNHNKLVNNSSVWGTQSGNTMMTSSESTTCINGGSTPNTAAPNANHGAWPQNSTPSPMSQGQRSLQPQGMKSKLGIAPQQGPLQGWGGMAAPDKSSMTEDTEVNNGTSSSNVLGSSNSGNGGLQPTNLNTESNGPNNTMMMNTTTTSTTTTTTTNTTMTSIPPNSLASPQLSGECSWGSVGGAGSGGQLPNGNPSSAPQRLHGEMVGPGTYGTPWDTSTYSGDKGPPNSDTVNPQSPALMQAGNSHMSSTAAFKSNNNHHNSGGSRWDQGPASNPNQSQSNNPWAVSTNQISGSTGQMQGTVNQTTMSSPLGVPRPWGSSASSSSSSSSTSNKMSNGEWRTTHSNNHSDAESHKGSAANNGWKSLEDDAIGMVGGGPGSASLAGVSEEWARTGGSEGSAESSGGQSSSDRENVLSKGGNRRKANNPTPVISFQSRTDVDPRVLSNTGWGQTPIRQNTAWDVSSTNKQQLALRGDERKQRSGWGTAAPTQAAPNQTSGAWGNSPGCVGPDTGSSGWGEPSSTSGWDNKGPASGGGWDNGSGYKRGNNTSKDDRHSSLPSRSNTWSVPKQQQGWSSSSGNGDEGWGITGDCSRAASNNHWGDPHKGAGSVGWDSDSDRSGSGCWSEPGRTNTSSSNTWGGSGGSNTPDQSTPNLGSNWGDSKPNLQNKSQGWGEPVKNNQGAQNWGDSNSKPSYTSNEWGKGPDSNMSRTNNKPTGWLGGPMPTVGQKDEVATGWEEPSPESVRRRMEVDDGTAAWGDPVKYHGGAVNMWNRTGQSDQDNMGPSSQHQSHTSHGSTHHSQPMQPHEQDKGGCSGWGEPYPQQKESSTWGEPTSAPPVTVDNGTSAWGKPVDTRSSWNEPTRDNREPASGWGGRHKSGLGSKPMDTWCGEESVSNSWDQEEEVEIGMWTNNQQDNRSHDQNTWNYKHKGSCKVNKAVNKPDEPWMKPFMNQFNNMSFSRDSPDDSMKTGAGMVQDKRMDTMDFSGVMGKNHGSQHQLPKESPMDRSSYYDKNVNPMLGGSSLAQGRGGLQSQLPHPNFRNQVPPPIMPSQVPPTLLKYPGGNGALNPLLGPQQVAVLNQLSQLNQLNQLQRLIFLQQQQQQQQKAQNQRVMPVGRPPEQTRPIGSAPSMMQPPRHLDPSLLKQSPALKPYLDSYLPQNSPEMQKDASSLGSFSNFPLSLNSNLNVSLDMGVGTNAGGALGYKEPPQSRLKKLWVADPLEQNSKSGAISSGLRLEDSPFYDFLSPGPSPLSPPGQSMGSVGDGWPSRANSPPFHGNTVTWPPEFRPGEPWKGYPNIDPETDPYVTPGSVINNLSINTVRDTDHLRDRNNGPSSSLNTTMPSNSAWSSIRASSHSGSLTSTAQSTSARPSESKWSPGIGSVSNSSLAHELWKVPLPHKALSVAAPSRPPPGLTSQKPSSASSGWDGSALRLGGWGSTDSTYAPGSSWGDSGSSGRTQWLVLKNLTPQIDGSTLRTLCMQHGPLITFHLNLPHGNAVVCYSSKDEAAKAQKSLHMCVLGNTTILAKFASEEEINRFFAQGQSLATPSLGWQAIGSSQSRMDQSHPFPSRAAEPSQWNSGDLHSSSLWGGPNYSSSLWGTPSGTEAGRISSPSPISSFLPVDHLTGAADSI; translated from the exons ATGGCTCCCATTCGGGATTCCGTCAGCCATTCCCCTAATCAGACAG GCCTGGAACACCCTGACTTGGACTCACAGTATGAGCCCTCTCCCTGGTCTTCTGGCTCTCCCTGCAGCGGTGACAGCAACAGCAATTGGGGAAAGGTCCTAGTGGACGGAAGCACAGACAAAGCCAACAACCCCTCCTCAACTAATTCTTCTGTCTGGCccccttcctcttcttctttctcctcttcctcctccggcTGTGGGTCAGGATCAGACCCCGAGTTGGCGTCAGAATGCATGGATACAGACTCTAGCCAGTCAACTGGCTCAGAGAATAATTTAGCAGCAATTGCTGTGACAACTGGGATGATGTCAGCAAATGCTTCTTCCTCCGAGTCTTCTCCAACATTCACTACTTCCTCTGCCATGATGGTTGGCATTTCACTGAATGGAGATGGCAATGGTCGTCAGGTTAATGGTGGAGGAGTTGGAACAAACTGTGGTGCAACAAATGGAAATAGTAACATTACCGGACATCCTCAATTTTCTGTGGCCGTGTCCGGCAGTATTGGCAGCAATAACATGGGTAACCACAACAAGCTTGTTAATAACAGCAGTGTTTGGGGCACCCAGTCTGGCAACACCATGATGACTTCCAGCGAAAGCACCACCTGCATAAATGGAGGATCAACTCCAAATACTGCAGCCCCAAATGCCAACCATGGTGCCTGGCCACAAAATTCAACCCCTAGCCCAATGTCCCAGGGCCAACGGTCTCTACAGCCTCAGGGGATGAAATCAAAATTGGGTATAGCACCCCAACAGGGCCCCTTGCAGGGATGGGGTGGCATGGCAGCTCCAGACAAAAGCAGTATGACGGAAGACACTGAGGTGAATAATGGTACATCAAGCAGCAATGTGTTAGGAAGCAGCAACAGTGGAAATGGTGGCCTGCAGCCCACCAACCTTAACACTGAATCAAATGGACCAAATAACACTATGATGatgaatactactactacttcaactactactactactactactaacacAACAATGACCTCTATTCCACCAAACTCTCTGGCCTCACCCCAACTGAGCGGGGAATGTTCCTGGGGCTCAGTTGGAGGAGCAGGGAGTGGTGGTCAGCTGCCCAATGGAAACCCTTCATCTGCCCCTCAGCGCCTCCATGGAGAGATGGTGGGTCCCGGAACCTATGGTACGCCTTGGGATACATCTACCTACTCTGGAGATAAGGGTCCCCCAAATTCAGACACTGTGAACCCGCAAAGCCCTGCCTTAATGCAGGCTGGGAATTCCCATATGTCCTCTACTGCTGCTTTTAAGAGTAATAATAACCACCATAACTCTGGGGGTTCACGCTGGGATCAGGGGCCTGCCAGTAACCCAAATCAGAGTCAGAGCAACAACCCCTGGGCTGTCAGTACAAATCAAATCTCCGGCTCTACAGGACAAATGCAAGGGACTGTGAACCAAACTACAATGAGCTCTCCTTTAGGGGTACCTCGCCCTTGGGGAAGCAGcgcatcatcatcctcctcctcctcttccacgtCTAACAAGATGTCAAATGGAGAGTGGAGAACAACCCATAGCAACAACCATTCGGATGCTGAAAGTCACAAAGGAAGTGCTGCTAACAATGGCTGGAAGAGCCTGGAGGATGATGCCATAGGCATGGTAGGTGGGGGGCCCGGTAGCGCAAGCCTAGCAGGTGTATCAGAAGAATGGGCCCGCACCGGAGGAAGTGAGGGGAGTGCCGAGAGCTCTGGAGGCCAATCCAGCTCAGACCGGGAGAATGTCCTGTCAAAAGGCGGGAACCGAAGAAAAGCCAACAATCCGACACCAGTCATATCTTTTCAGAGTCGAACTGATGTCGACCCAAGGGTTCTATCCAATACTGGATGGGGACAAACCCCCATAAGACAGAACACTGCTTGGGATGTTAGTTCCACCAACAAACAGCAACTGGCTCTCAGAGGAGATGAAAGAAAACAACGCTCTGGCTGGGGAACAGCAGCACCAACACAGGCAGCTCCTAACCAGACCTCTGGAG CTTGGGGCAACagtccaggttgtgtcggcccaGATACAGGAAGCTCTGGTTGGGGAGAGCCGAGCTCAACCTCTGGGTGGGATAACAAAGGCCCAGCAAGTGGAGGTGGCTGGGATAATGGATCCGGTTACAAAAGAGGCAACAACACCAGCAAAGATGACAG ACATTCATCCCTCCCATCCAGATCCAATACATGGAGTGTTCCCAAACAGCAGCAGGGGTGGAGCTCCAGCAGTGGCAATGGAGATGAAGGTTGGGGTATTACAGGAGACTGTTCCAGAGCAGCGTCTAACAACCACTGGGGAGATCCCCACAAAGGTGCTGGGTCAGTGGGCTGGGATAGTGACAGCGACCGATCAGGTTCTGGATGCTGGAGTGAGCCAGGGCGAACCAATACTAGCAGCAGTAACACCTGGGGAGGAAGTGGAGGATCAAATACTCCAGACCAGAGTACTCCAAACCTAGGCTCCAACTGGGGTGACTCCAAACCCAACCTTCAAAACAAGAGCCAAGGTTGGGGAGAGCCAGTGAAAAACAACCAGGGTGCCCAAAACTGGGGTGACTCCAATTCTAAGCCCTCTTATACTTCCAACGAGTGGGGAAAAGGTCCCGACTCCAACATGTCAAGAACCAACAACAAGCCTACAG GCTGGTTGGGAGGTCCCATGCCCACAGTCGGTCAAAAGGATGAAGTGGCAACTGGGTGGGAGGAGCCTTCTCCAGAATCCGTTCGTCGACGGATGGAGGTTGATGATGGAACCGCAGCGTGGGGAGATCCTG TGAAATACCATGGTGGAGCTGTCAACATGTGGAACAGAACCGGCCAGTCAGACCAGGACAACATGGGCCCGTCTTCTCAACACCAATCTCACACATCACATGGCTCGACACATCATTCTCAGCCCATGCAGCCTCATGAACAAGACAAAGGTGGTTGTTCAG GTTGGGGTGAGCCTTATCCTCAGCAGAAAGAGTCCTCAACATGGGGTGAACCCACCTCTGCTCCGCCTGTGACTGTGGACAATGGGACATCTGCCTGGGGGAAGCCAGTGGACACTCGCTCTAGCTGGAATGAACCCACCCGGGATAATAGAGAGCCTGCATCTGGATGGGGAGGTCGTCATAAGTCTG GTCTTGGTTCCAAACCAATGGATACATGGTGTGGTGAGGAGTCTGTGAGTAACAGTTGGGATCAGGAAGAGGAAGTAGAGATTGGCATGTGGACTAACAACCAACAGGATAACAGATCACATGACCAAAACACCTGGAACTACAAGCATAAGGGATCCTGCAAG GTGAATAAAGCAGTCAACAAACCAGACGAGCCGTGGATGAAACCCTTCATGAACCAATTCAACAACATGAGCTTTTCT AGAGACTCTCCTGATGATTCCATGAAAACTGGAGCAGGTATGGTGCAGGACAAGCGCATGGACACAATGGATTTCAGTGGTGTAATGGGGAAGAATCATGGGTCTCAACACCAGCTCCCCAAAGAGTCCCCCATGGATCGCAGCTCTTACTATGACAAG AATGTAAACCCAATGTTGGGTGGCAGCAGTTTAGCACAGGGCCGCGGTGGGCTGCAATCACAACTCCCTCATCCCAACTTCCGTAACCAAGTGCCTCCTCCCATCATGCCCTCTCAG GTCCCTCCAACCCTGTTGAAATACCCAGGTGGTAATGGAGCCCTGAACCCTCTGTTAGGCCCTCAGCAGGTGGCTGTGCTCAATCAGCTGTCCCAACTCAACCAGTTGAACCAGCTACAG CGTCTTATCTTCTTgcagcaacaacagcagcagcaacagaagGCTCAAAACCAGAGGGTGATGCCTGTGGGACGACCCCCTGAGCAG ACGCGTCCTATTGGTTCAGCTCCATCAATGATGCAGCCACCACGTCACCTGGACCCTTCTTTGCTGAAGCAGTCCCCAGCTCTCAAACCATACCTGGATAGCTACTTACCCCAAAATAGCCCTGAGATGCAGAAGGATGCTTCCAGTCTTGGGTCCTTCAGCAACTTCCCTTTAA GCTTGAACTCTAACCTGAATGTATCCTTGGACATGGGTGTTGGTACTAATGCTGGCGGAGCTTTAGGCTACAAAGAACCGCCCCAGTCCAGACTGAAGAAACTGTGGGTTGCTGACCCTCTGGAGCAGAACAGCAAATCTG GTGCTATTTCGTCAGGGCTGCGTCTGGAGGACTCTCCCTTTTATGACTTCCTGTCCCCTGGCCCATCTCCCCTGAGTCCTCCCGGCCAATCAATGGGCTCAGTGGGTGACGGCTGGCCGTCCCGTGCCAATTCCCCCCCTTTCCATGGAAACACTGTCACCTGGCCCCCAG AGTTCCGACCTGGCGAACCTTGGAAAGGTTACCCGAACATTGACCCTGAGACTGACCCTTATGTGACCCCTGGTAGTGTCATTAATAACCTCTCCATCAACACCGTCCGTGACACAGACCATCTCAGGGACAGGAACAATG GGCCATCCTCATCACTGAACACCACGATGCCTTCTAATAGTGCCTGGTCATCCATTCGTGCCTCCAGCCACAGCGGTTCCCTCACCAGTACAGCACAAAGCACTTCAG CCAGACCCAGTGAGTCAAAGTGGTCTCCCGGCATTGGTTCTGTGTCTAACTCCTCTCTGGCCCATGAGCTGTGGAAGGTCCCCCTGCCTCACAAGGCGCTGTCCGTGGCAGCCCCTTCCAGACCTCCACCTGGCCTCACCAGTCAAAAGCCCAGCTCGGCCTCCTCCGGCTGGGACGGCTCGGCCCTGAGGCTGGGTGGGTGGGGCTCCACTGACTCCACATACGCACCTG gTTCCAGTTGGGGTGACAGCGGCAGCTCAGGGAGAACCCAATGGCTTGTTCTGAAAAACCTCACACCTCAG ATTGACGGCTCTACACTGAGGACTTTGTGTATGCAGCATGGCCCTCTGATCACATTCCACCTCAACCTGCCACATGGTAACGCTGTGGTGTGCTACAGCTCCAAGGATGAGGCTGCCAAGGCCCAGAAGAGCCTGCACAT GTGTGTTTTGGGGAACACGACTATTCTGGCCAAGTTTGCCAGCGAGGAGGAAATCAACCGTTTCTTTGCACAAGGGCAGTCATTGGCCACTCCCTCTTTGGGCTGGCAGGCCATTGGCTCGTCTCAGAGCAGGATGGATCAGTCCCACCCTTTTCCCAGCCGTGCCGCCGAGCCCAGCCAATGGAACAGCGGTGATCTCCACAGCTCCTCCCTCTGGGGCGGCCCCAACTATTCCAGTAGCCTGTGGGGGACCCCCAGCGGCACGGAGGCGGGAAGGATCAGCAGCCCATCTCCAATCAGCTCCTTCCTCCCGGTGGATCACCTGACGGGCGCCGCAGACTCCATATGA
- the LOC133415452 gene encoding trinucleotide repeat-containing gene 6A protein-like isoform X2 yields the protein MAPIRDSVSHSPNQTGLEHPDLDSQYEPSPWSSGSPCSGDSNSNWGKVLVDGSTDKANNPSSTNSSVWPPSSSSFSSSSSGCGSGSDPELASECMDTDSSQSTGSENNLAAIAVTTGMMSANASSSESSPTFTTSSAMMVGISLNGDGNGRQVNGGGVGTNCGATNGNSNITGHPQFSVAVSGSIGSNNMGNHNKLVNNSSVWGTQSGNTMMTSSESTTCINGGSTPNTAAPNANHGAWPQNSTPSPMSQGQRSLQPQGMKSKLGIAPQQGPLQGWGGMAAPDKSSMTEDTEVNNGTSSSNVLGSSNSGNGGLQPTNLNTESNGPNNTMMMNTTTTSTTTTTTTNTTMTSIPPNSLASPQLSGECSWGSVGGAGSGGQLPNGNPSSAPQRLHGEMVGPGTYGTPWDTSTYSGDKGPPNSDTVNPQSPALMQAGNSHMSSTAAFKSNNNHHNSGGSRWDQGPASNPNQSQSNNPWAVSTNQISGSTGQMQGTVNQTTMSSPLGVPRPWGSSASSSSSSSSTSNKMSNGEWRTTHSNNHSDAESHKGSAANNGWKSLEDDAIGMVGGGPGSASLAGVSEEWARTGGSEGSAESSGGQSSSDRENVLSKGGNRRKANNPTPVISFQSRTDVDPRVLSNTGWGQTPIRQNTAWDVSSTNKQQLALRGDERKQRSGWGTAAPTQAAPNQTSGAWGNSPGCVGPDTGSSGWGEPSSTSGWDNKGPASGGGWDNGSGYKRGNNTSKDDRSNTWSVPKQQQGWSSSSGNGDEGWGITGDCSRAASNNHWGDPHKGAGSVGWDSDSDRSGSGCWSEPGRTNTSSSNTWGGSGGSNTPDQSTPNLGSNWGDSKPNLQNKSQGWGEPVKNNQGAQNWGDSNSKPSYTSNEWGKGPDSNMSRTNNKPTGWLGGPMPTVGQKDEVATGWEEPSPESVRRRMEVDDGTAAWGDPVKYHGGAVNMWNRTGQSDQDNMGPSSQHQSHTSHGSTHHSQPMQPHEQDKGGCSEARWKEITKSMALNFAKGWGEPYPQQKESSTWGEPTSAPPVTVDNGTSAWGKPVDTRSSWNEPTRDNREPASGWGGRHKSGLGSKPMDTWCGEESVSNSWDQEEEVEIGMWTNNQQDNRSHDQNTWNYKHKGSCKVNKAVNKPDEPWMKPFMNQFNNMSFSRDSPDDSMKTGAGMVQDKRMDTMDFSGVMGKNHGSQHQLPKESPMDRSSYYDKNVNPMLGGSSLAQGRGGLQSQLPHPNFRNQVPPPIMPSQVPPTLLKYPGGNGALNPLLGPQQVAVLNQLSQLNQLNQLQRLIFLQQQQQQQQKAQNQRVMPVGRPPEQTRPIGSAPSMMQPPRHLDPSLLKQSPALKPYLDSYLPQNSPEMQKDASSLGSFSNFPLSLNSNLNVSLDMGVGTNAGGALGYKEPPQSRLKKLWVADPLEQNSKSGAISSGLRLEDSPFYDFLSPGPSPLSPPGQSMGSVGDGWPSRANSPPFHGNTVTWPPEFRPGEPWKGYPNIDPETDPYVTPGSVINNLSINTVRDTDHLRDRNNGPSSSLNTTMPSNSAWSSIRASSHSGSLTSTAQSTSARPSESKWSPGIGSVSNSSLAHELWKVPLPHKALSVAAPSRPPPGLTSQKPSSASSGWDGSALRLGGWGSTDSTYAPGSSWGDSGSSGRTQWLVLKNLTPQIDGSTLRTLCMQHGPLITFHLNLPHGNAVVCYSSKDEAAKAQKSLHMCVLGNTTILAKFASEEEINRFFAQGQSLATPSLGWQAIGSSQSRMDQSHPFPSRAAEPSQWNSGDLHSSSLWGGPNYSSSLWGTPSGTEAGRISSPSPISSFLPVDHLTGAADSI from the exons ATGGCTCCCATTCGGGATTCCGTCAGCCATTCCCCTAATCAGACAG GCCTGGAACACCCTGACTTGGACTCACAGTATGAGCCCTCTCCCTGGTCTTCTGGCTCTCCCTGCAGCGGTGACAGCAACAGCAATTGGGGAAAGGTCCTAGTGGACGGAAGCACAGACAAAGCCAACAACCCCTCCTCAACTAATTCTTCTGTCTGGCccccttcctcttcttctttctcctcttcctcctccggcTGTGGGTCAGGATCAGACCCCGAGTTGGCGTCAGAATGCATGGATACAGACTCTAGCCAGTCAACTGGCTCAGAGAATAATTTAGCAGCAATTGCTGTGACAACTGGGATGATGTCAGCAAATGCTTCTTCCTCCGAGTCTTCTCCAACATTCACTACTTCCTCTGCCATGATGGTTGGCATTTCACTGAATGGAGATGGCAATGGTCGTCAGGTTAATGGTGGAGGAGTTGGAACAAACTGTGGTGCAACAAATGGAAATAGTAACATTACCGGACATCCTCAATTTTCTGTGGCCGTGTCCGGCAGTATTGGCAGCAATAACATGGGTAACCACAACAAGCTTGTTAATAACAGCAGTGTTTGGGGCACCCAGTCTGGCAACACCATGATGACTTCCAGCGAAAGCACCACCTGCATAAATGGAGGATCAACTCCAAATACTGCAGCCCCAAATGCCAACCATGGTGCCTGGCCACAAAATTCAACCCCTAGCCCAATGTCCCAGGGCCAACGGTCTCTACAGCCTCAGGGGATGAAATCAAAATTGGGTATAGCACCCCAACAGGGCCCCTTGCAGGGATGGGGTGGCATGGCAGCTCCAGACAAAAGCAGTATGACGGAAGACACTGAGGTGAATAATGGTACATCAAGCAGCAATGTGTTAGGAAGCAGCAACAGTGGAAATGGTGGCCTGCAGCCCACCAACCTTAACACTGAATCAAATGGACCAAATAACACTATGATGatgaatactactactacttcaactactactactactactactaacacAACAATGACCTCTATTCCACCAAACTCTCTGGCCTCACCCCAACTGAGCGGGGAATGTTCCTGGGGCTCAGTTGGAGGAGCAGGGAGTGGTGGTCAGCTGCCCAATGGAAACCCTTCATCTGCCCCTCAGCGCCTCCATGGAGAGATGGTGGGTCCCGGAACCTATGGTACGCCTTGGGATACATCTACCTACTCTGGAGATAAGGGTCCCCCAAATTCAGACACTGTGAACCCGCAAAGCCCTGCCTTAATGCAGGCTGGGAATTCCCATATGTCCTCTACTGCTGCTTTTAAGAGTAATAATAACCACCATAACTCTGGGGGTTCACGCTGGGATCAGGGGCCTGCCAGTAACCCAAATCAGAGTCAGAGCAACAACCCCTGGGCTGTCAGTACAAATCAAATCTCCGGCTCTACAGGACAAATGCAAGGGACTGTGAACCAAACTACAATGAGCTCTCCTTTAGGGGTACCTCGCCCTTGGGGAAGCAGcgcatcatcatcctcctcctcctcttccacgtCTAACAAGATGTCAAATGGAGAGTGGAGAACAACCCATAGCAACAACCATTCGGATGCTGAAAGTCACAAAGGAAGTGCTGCTAACAATGGCTGGAAGAGCCTGGAGGATGATGCCATAGGCATGGTAGGTGGGGGGCCCGGTAGCGCAAGCCTAGCAGGTGTATCAGAAGAATGGGCCCGCACCGGAGGAAGTGAGGGGAGTGCCGAGAGCTCTGGAGGCCAATCCAGCTCAGACCGGGAGAATGTCCTGTCAAAAGGCGGGAACCGAAGAAAAGCCAACAATCCGACACCAGTCATATCTTTTCAGAGTCGAACTGATGTCGACCCAAGGGTTCTATCCAATACTGGATGGGGACAAACCCCCATAAGACAGAACACTGCTTGGGATGTTAGTTCCACCAACAAACAGCAACTGGCTCTCAGAGGAGATGAAAGAAAACAACGCTCTGGCTGGGGAACAGCAGCACCAACACAGGCAGCTCCTAACCAGACCTCTGGAG CTTGGGGCAACagtccaggttgtgtcggcccaGATACAGGAAGCTCTGGTTGGGGAGAGCCGAGCTCAACCTCTGGGTGGGATAACAAAGGCCCAGCAAGTGGAGGTGGCTGGGATAATGGATCCGGTTACAAAAGAGGCAACAACACCAGCAAAGATGACAG ATCCAATACATGGAGTGTTCCCAAACAGCAGCAGGGGTGGAGCTCCAGCAGTGGCAATGGAGATGAAGGTTGGGGTATTACAGGAGACTGTTCCAGAGCAGCGTCTAACAACCACTGGGGAGATCCCCACAAAGGTGCTGGGTCAGTGGGCTGGGATAGTGACAGCGACCGATCAGGTTCTGGATGCTGGAGTGAGCCAGGGCGAACCAATACTAGCAGCAGTAACACCTGGGGAGGAAGTGGAGGATCAAATACTCCAGACCAGAGTACTCCAAACCTAGGCTCCAACTGGGGTGACTCCAAACCCAACCTTCAAAACAAGAGCCAAGGTTGGGGAGAGCCAGTGAAAAACAACCAGGGTGCCCAAAACTGGGGTGACTCCAATTCTAAGCCCTCTTATACTTCCAACGAGTGGGGAAAAGGTCCCGACTCCAACATGTCAAGAACCAACAACAAGCCTACAG GCTGGTTGGGAGGTCCCATGCCCACAGTCGGTCAAAAGGATGAAGTGGCAACTGGGTGGGAGGAGCCTTCTCCAGAATCCGTTCGTCGACGGATGGAGGTTGATGATGGAACCGCAGCGTGGGGAGATCCTG TGAAATACCATGGTGGAGCTGTCAACATGTGGAACAGAACCGGCCAGTCAGACCAGGACAACATGGGCCCGTCTTCTCAACACCAATCTCACACATCACATGGCTCGACACATCATTCTCAGCCCATGCAGCCTCATGAACAAGACAAAGGTGGTTGTTCAG AAGCCCGGTGGAAGGAAATCACGAAGTCAATGGCGCTGAACTTTGCCAAAG GTTGGGGTGAGCCTTATCCTCAGCAGAAAGAGTCCTCAACATGGGGTGAACCCACCTCTGCTCCGCCTGTGACTGTGGACAATGGGACATCTGCCTGGGGGAAGCCAGTGGACACTCGCTCTAGCTGGAATGAACCCACCCGGGATAATAGAGAGCCTGCATCTGGATGGGGAGGTCGTCATAAGTCTG GTCTTGGTTCCAAACCAATGGATACATGGTGTGGTGAGGAGTCTGTGAGTAACAGTTGGGATCAGGAAGAGGAAGTAGAGATTGGCATGTGGACTAACAACCAACAGGATAACAGATCACATGACCAAAACACCTGGAACTACAAGCATAAGGGATCCTGCAAG GTGAATAAAGCAGTCAACAAACCAGACGAGCCGTGGATGAAACCCTTCATGAACCAATTCAACAACATGAGCTTTTCT AGAGACTCTCCTGATGATTCCATGAAAACTGGAGCAGGTATGGTGCAGGACAAGCGCATGGACACAATGGATTTCAGTGGTGTAATGGGGAAGAATCATGGGTCTCAACACCAGCTCCCCAAAGAGTCCCCCATGGATCGCAGCTCTTACTATGACAAG AATGTAAACCCAATGTTGGGTGGCAGCAGTTTAGCACAGGGCCGCGGTGGGCTGCAATCACAACTCCCTCATCCCAACTTCCGTAACCAAGTGCCTCCTCCCATCATGCCCTCTCAG GTCCCTCCAACCCTGTTGAAATACCCAGGTGGTAATGGAGCCCTGAACCCTCTGTTAGGCCCTCAGCAGGTGGCTGTGCTCAATCAGCTGTCCCAACTCAACCAGTTGAACCAGCTACAG CGTCTTATCTTCTTgcagcaacaacagcagcagcaacagaagGCTCAAAACCAGAGGGTGATGCCTGTGGGACGACCCCCTGAGCAG ACGCGTCCTATTGGTTCAGCTCCATCAATGATGCAGCCACCACGTCACCTGGACCCTTCTTTGCTGAAGCAGTCCCCAGCTCTCAAACCATACCTGGATAGCTACTTACCCCAAAATAGCCCTGAGATGCAGAAGGATGCTTCCAGTCTTGGGTCCTTCAGCAACTTCCCTTTAA GCTTGAACTCTAACCTGAATGTATCCTTGGACATGGGTGTTGGTACTAATGCTGGCGGAGCTTTAGGCTACAAAGAACCGCCCCAGTCCAGACTGAAGAAACTGTGGGTTGCTGACCCTCTGGAGCAGAACAGCAAATCTG GTGCTATTTCGTCAGGGCTGCGTCTGGAGGACTCTCCCTTTTATGACTTCCTGTCCCCTGGCCCATCTCCCCTGAGTCCTCCCGGCCAATCAATGGGCTCAGTGGGTGACGGCTGGCCGTCCCGTGCCAATTCCCCCCCTTTCCATGGAAACACTGTCACCTGGCCCCCAG AGTTCCGACCTGGCGAACCTTGGAAAGGTTACCCGAACATTGACCCTGAGACTGACCCTTATGTGACCCCTGGTAGTGTCATTAATAACCTCTCCATCAACACCGTCCGTGACACAGACCATCTCAGGGACAGGAACAATG GGCCATCCTCATCACTGAACACCACGATGCCTTCTAATAGTGCCTGGTCATCCATTCGTGCCTCCAGCCACAGCGGTTCCCTCACCAGTACAGCACAAAGCACTTCAG CCAGACCCAGTGAGTCAAAGTGGTCTCCCGGCATTGGTTCTGTGTCTAACTCCTCTCTGGCCCATGAGCTGTGGAAGGTCCCCCTGCCTCACAAGGCGCTGTCCGTGGCAGCCCCTTCCAGACCTCCACCTGGCCTCACCAGTCAAAAGCCCAGCTCGGCCTCCTCCGGCTGGGACGGCTCGGCCCTGAGGCTGGGTGGGTGGGGCTCCACTGACTCCACATACGCACCTG gTTCCAGTTGGGGTGACAGCGGCAGCTCAGGGAGAACCCAATGGCTTGTTCTGAAAAACCTCACACCTCAG ATTGACGGCTCTACACTGAGGACTTTGTGTATGCAGCATGGCCCTCTGATCACATTCCACCTCAACCTGCCACATGGTAACGCTGTGGTGTGCTACAGCTCCAAGGATGAGGCTGCCAAGGCCCAGAAGAGCCTGCACAT GTGTGTTTTGGGGAACACGACTATTCTGGCCAAGTTTGCCAGCGAGGAGGAAATCAACCGTTTCTTTGCACAAGGGCAGTCATTGGCCACTCCCTCTTTGGGCTGGCAGGCCATTGGCTCGTCTCAGAGCAGGATGGATCAGTCCCACCCTTTTCCCAGCCGTGCCGCCGAGCCCAGCCAATGGAACAGCGGTGATCTCCACAGCTCCTCCCTCTGGGGCGGCCCCAACTATTCCAGTAGCCTGTGGGGGACCCCCAGCGGCACGGAGGCGGGAAGGATCAGCAGCCCATCTCCAATCAGCTCCTTCCTCCCGGTGGATCACCTGACGGGCGCCGCAGACTCCATATGA